One Setaria viridis chromosome 5, Setaria_viridis_v4.0, whole genome shotgun sequence genomic region harbors:
- the LOC117859293 gene encoding ABC transporter G family member 36, which produces MDAAGDIQKVASMRRGDSGSMWRRGDDVFSRSSREEDDEEALRWAALEKLPTYDRVRRAIVPLGLGGDGAEAAGGGKGVVDVDVLSLGPQQRRALLERLVRVADEDNERFLLKLKDRVDRVGIDMPTIEVRFQNLEAEAEVRVGSSGLPTVLNSIVNTVEEAANALHLLPSRKRTMPILHDVSGIIKPRRMTLLLGPPGSGKTTLLLALAGRLDKDLKVTGKVTYNGHEMTEFVPERTYISQHDLHIGEMTVRETLAFSARCQGVGSRFDMLTELSRREKAANIKPDADIDAFMKASAMGGQEANVVTDYILKILGLEICADTMVGDEMLRGISGGQRKRVTTGEMLVGPARALFMDEISTGLDSSTTFQIVNSLRQSIHILGGTAVISLLQPAPETYNLFDDIILLSDGQVVYQGPREEVLEFFESLGFRCPERKGVADFLQEVTSKKDQKQYWARRDEPYRFVPVKEFATAFKSFHAGRAIANELAVPFDKSKSHPAALTTTRYGVSGKELLKANIDREILLMKRNSFVYMFRTFQLMLMSIIAMTLFFRTKMKHDTVTDGGLYMGALFFGVLMIMFNGFSELALTVFKLPVFFKQRDLLFFPAWSYTIPSWILKIPITFIEVGGYVFLTYYVIGFDPNVGRFFKQYLLLLAVNQMAAALFRFIGGAARNMIVANVFASFMLLVVMVLGGFILVREKIKKWWIWGYWISPMMYAQNAISVNEMLGHSWDKILNATASNETLGVQVLKSRGVFTEAKWYWIGFGAMVGFTILFNALFTLALTYLKPYGNSRPSVSEEELNEKHANMKGEVLDGNHLVSARSHRSTRANTETDSAIGEDDSSPAKRGMILPFVPLSLTFDNIRYSVDMPQEMKAQGVQEDRLELLKGVSGSFRPGVLTALMGVSGAGKTTLMDVLAGRKTGGYIEGDISISGYPKKQETFARISGYCEQNDIHSPQVTVYESLLFSAWLRLPKDVDSNTRKIFIEEVMELVELKPLRDSLVGLPGVNGLSTEQRKRLTIAVELVANPSIIFMDEPTSGLDARAAAIVMRTVRNTVDTGRTVVCTIHQPSIDIFEAFDELFLMKRGGEEIYAGPLGHHSSELIKYFEGIQGVSKIKDGYNPATWMLEVTTVSQEQILGVDFSEIYKNSELYQRNKALIKELSQPAPGSSDLHFPSKYAQSSITQCMACLWKQNLSYWRNPPYNTVRFFFTTIIALLLGTIFWDLGGKVKTSQDLLNAMGSMYSAVLFIGVMNCTSVQPVVAVERTVFYRERAAGMYSAFPYAFGQVVIELPYALAQDILYGVIVYSMIGFEWTAAKFFWYLFFGYFTLLYFTFYGMMAVGLTPNYHIASIVSSAFYAIWNLFSGFIIPRPRVPIWWRWYCWICPVAWTLYGLVVSQFGDMMTEMDNGKTVKVFIEDYFDFKHSWLGWVAAVVVAFAVLFAALFGFAIMKLNFQKR; this is translated from the exons ATGGACGCGGCGGGGGACATCCAGAAGGTGGCGAGCATGCGGCGGGGGGACAGCGGGTCCATGTGGCGGCGCGGGGACGACGTGTTCTCGCGCTCGTCcagggaggaggacgacgaggaggcgctGCGGTGGGCCGCACTCGAGAAGCTGCCCACCTACGACCGCGTCCGCCGCGCCATCGTCCcgctcggcctcggcggcgacggcgccgaggccgcgggcggcgggaagggggtcgtcgacgtcgacgtgcTCAGCCTCGGCCCGCAGCAGCGCCGGGCGCTGCTGGAGCGCCTCGTGCGCGTCGCCGACGAGGACAACGAGCGCTTCCTGCTCAAGCTCAAGGACCGCGTCGACAG GGTCGGGATCGACATGCCCACGATCGAGGTGCGGTTTCAGAACCTCGAGGCGGAGGCCGAGGTGCGCGTCGGCAGCAGCGGCCTCCCCACCGTTCTCAACTCCATCGTCAACACGGTCGAG GAAGCGGCGAACGCGCTGCACTTACTGCCCAGTAGGAAGCGGACGATGCCCATCCTCCACGACGTCAGCGGAATCATCAAGCCTCGCAG GATGACCCTTCTGTTAGGCCCACCCGGATCAGGGAAGACCACTTTGCTGCTCGCGTTGGCCGGAAGGCTTGACAAAGACCTCAAG GTTACGGGCAAAGTGACCTACAATGGGCACGAGATGACGGAGTTTGTTCCAGAGAGGACGTACATCAGCCAGCATGACCTCCACATCGGAGAGATGACTGTGAGGGAGACGCTTGCATTCTCAGCACGTTGCCAGGGTGTTGGCTCCCGCTTTG ATATGCTGACTGAGCTATCGAGGCGAGAGAAGGCGGCCAATATCAAGCCTGATGCTGATATTGATGCATTCATGAAG GCATCTGCAATGGGCGGGCAAGAGGCCAATGTGGTCACTGACTATATTCTGAAG ATATTAGGACTAGAGATATGCGCGGACACAATGGTAGGGGATGAGATGCTCAGGGGCATATCTGGTGGACAACGAAAACGTGTTACAACCG GCGAGATGCTGGTTGGTCCAGCCAGGGCGCTTTTTATGGATGAGATCTCGACTGGGCTTGATAGCTCCACTACATTCCAGATCGTGAACTCACTCAGGCAGTCCATCCACATCCTCGGTGGCACAGCTGTCATCTCCTTGCTTCAGCCAGCACCTGAGACATACAATCTGTTTGATGACATCATCCTCCTCTCAGATGGCCAGGTTGTGTACCAGGGCCCTCGAGAAGAAGTTCTTGAGTTTTTCGAGTCCCTGGGTTTCAGATGCCCTGAGAGGAAGGGTGTTGCTGACTTCTTGCAAGAA GTGACTTCGAAAAAAGATCAGAAACAGTACTGGGCGCGGCGTGATGAGCCCTACAGGTTTGTGCCGGTGAAGGAATTTGCAACTGCGTTCAAGTCATTCCACGCTGGGAGGGCTATAGCAAATGAACTTGCTGTTCCATTCGACAAGAGCAAAAGCCACCCAGCCGCACTAACCACCACGAGGTATGGTGTGAGTGGCAAGGAGCTGCTGAAAGCAAACATAGACAGGGAGATCCTTCTCATGAAGAGGAACTCTTTTGTCTACATGTTCAGAACTTTCCAG CTGATGCTGATGTCAATAATTGCAATGACTCTCTTCTTCCGAACGAAGATGAAGCATGACACAGTGACCGATGGGGGCCTCTACATGGGTGCTCTCTTCTTTGGCGTgcttatgatcatgtttaatggTTTCTCTGAGCTGGCACTCACTGTCTTCAAGCTGCCTGTATTCTTCAAACAGAGGGATCTCCTTTTCTTTCCGGCATGGTCCTACACTATACCCTCATGGATCCTCAAGATACCTATCACATTTATCGAGGTTGGCGGTTATGTGTTTTTGACATACTATGTCATTGGATTTGACCCAAATGTCGGCAG GTTCTTCAAGCAGTATCTGCTTCTGTTAGCAGTCAATCAGATGGCAGCAGCACTCTTCCGGTTTATTGGTGGGGCAGCGAGGAACATGATTGTTGCTAATGTCTTTGCGTCGTTTATGTTGCTTGTTGTCATGGTGTTGGGAGGATTTATTCTAGTAAGAG aaaaaataaagaaatggtGGATCTGGGGCTACTGGATCTCCCCAATGATGTATGCGCAGAATGCCATTTCAGTGAATGAGATGTTGGGGCACAGCTGGGACAAAATATTGAATGCCACTGCCTCCAATGAGACCCTAGGTGTGCAAGTCCTTAAGTCCCGTGGAGTTTTCACAGAAGCAAAGTGGTACTGGATTGGCTTTGGTGCAATGGTTGGGTTCACCATACTCTTCAATGCTCTCTTCACTCTTGCCCTTACATACCTTAAAC CATATGGCAACTCGCGGCCATCAGTATCTGAAGAGGAGCTGAATGAGAAGCATGCCAACATGAAAGGCGAGGTTCTGGATGGCAATCACTTGGTATCTGCAAGAAGTCATCGATCAACAAGAGCCAACACTGAAACTGATTCAGCAATCGGGGAAGATGATTCTTCCCCAGCTAAAAGGGGGATGATCCTTCCATTTGTCCCGCTTTCACTCACGTTTGACAACATCAGATACTCTGTTGACATGCCACAG GAAATGAAAGCACAAGGTGTACAAGAAGATCGTCTGGAGCTCCTCAAAGGTGTCAGTGGGTCTTTTAGGCCTGGTGTGCTGACGGCACTAATGGGCGTCAGTGGTGCAGGAAAAACTACTTTGATGGATGTGCTGGCTGGGAGAAAGACAGGTGGATACATTGAAGGAGACATCAGCATTTCAGGATACCCGAAGAAACAAGAGACCTTCGCGCGCATATCAGGATACTGTGAACAAAATGATATCCACTCGCCACAGGTGACAGTCTATGAGTCACTGCTTTTCTCAGCATGGCTCCGGCTTCCCAAGGATGTAGATTCAAACACAAGAAAG ATCTTCATTGAGGAGGTGATGGAGCTTGTGGAGCTCAAACCACTGAGGGATTCTTTGGTTGGACTTCCTGGAGTGAATGGCCTGTCAACTGAGCAGAGGAAAAGGCTCACCATTGCTGTGGAGCTTGTTGCAAATCCGTCAATCATCTTTATGGATGAACCAACCTCAGGGCTTGATGCCCGGGCAGCTGCAATTGTGATGCGGACGGTGAGGAACACTGTCGATACTGGTAGGACGGTGGTCTGCACGATACATCAGCCTAGCATTGACATATTTGAAGCATTCGATGAG CTTTTCCTGATGAAGCGTGGTGGAGAAGAGATCTATGCTGGTCCACTTGGCCATCATTCTTCAGAGCTTATCAAGTATTTCGAG GGGATTCAAGGGGTCAGCAAAATTAAAGATGGCTACAATCCGGCAACATGGATGCTGGAAGTGACTACAGTCTCTCAGGAACAGATTCTTGGTGTGGACTTCAGTGAGATATACAAGAACTCTGAACTGTACCA GAGGAACAAAGCCTTGATAAAGGAACTAAGCCAACCAGCACCAGGTTCAAGTGACCTGCATTTCCCTAGCAAGTACGCGCAGTCTTCCATCACACAATGCATGGCTTGCCTGTGGAAGCAGAACCTGTCATACTGGAGAAACCCTCCTTACAATACCGTTAGGTTCTTTTTCACCACCATCATTGCTCTTCTCCTGGGCACCATCTTTTGGGACCTTGGTGGCAAAGT GAAAACGTCACAAGACTTGTTAAACGCCATGGGATCAATGTACTCTGCGGTGCTGTTCATCGGTGTCATGAACTGTACCTCAGTTCAGCCAGTGGTGGCTGTGGAGCGGACTGTCTTTTACCGTGAAAGAGCTGCGGGCATGTACTCAGCTTTCCCATATGCATTTGGCCAG GTTGTCATCGAGCTCCCTTACGCATTGGCTCAAGATATCCTATACGGTGTCATAGTGTACTCGATGATCGGCTTCGAGTGGACGGCTGCCAAGTTCTTCTGGTACCTCTTCTTTGGGTACTTCACGCTGCTCTACTTCACATTCTACGGCATGATGGCCGTCGGCCTGACACCAAACTACCACATCGCCTCGATCGTGTCCTCAGCGTTCTACGCCATCTGGAACCTCTTCTCTGGGTTCATCATCCCGCGTCCT AgagtgccgatttggtggaggtgGTACTGCTGGATATGCCCCGTGGCGTGGACGCTGTATGGGCTGGTGGTGTCGCAGTTCGGCGATATGATGACGGAGATGGACAACGGCAAGACCGTGAAGGTGTTCATCGAGGACTACTTCGACTTCAAGCACAGCTGGCTGGGGTGGGTTGCCGCAGTGGTCGTGGCGTTCGCGGTTCTCTTTGCTGCCCTGTTCGGCTTCGCCATCATGAAGCTCAACTTCCAGAAGAGATGA